A window of the Streptomyces finlayi genome harbors these coding sequences:
- a CDS encoding AAWKG family protein (Members of this family are unrelated to eukaryotic Tcp10, although some members contain a repetitive region similar to a C-terminal repeat region of Tcp10.) yields MADRYDPNSVANLDKFDDAGEPSTDTWATLVTHITGYPVPDRTLVFNDLRSDHGGKLFRMGIKERSLSLLVKDSGFLTNKGEDYDIWFFDSGEKRSIMQARIVFEGRVKIGDEVIFADPGSDNVHDAQVREGNEFRDYHDDKFSTIPLARYMNGPRAALLGLLGGSTQDARFSNLGVTGADAVDLNSFTTTGQSFDYAAKFFRDHAVVLKDWEDRFAREDASWKGEAAEVFRGLLKKIRENYDSYVETFDSTVGSADATGAGGTVYSRALSLGRDYLVDSADKLLDAWLAWAKSAYYDPHQVLRYVLDDLAQWVDANNVAKTDIKSYTSRYTSSVSHSPQAGFSQVHPEYGDLTDTANWAKVGEKAVKIWTQAVDEYLGKPAAQVQSALNNHFLELGEDFADNVPKPKSTNTASEEYEEKKLEEEKEEIKAQNEENKKYQDELREEQKKQREEDKKYQEELREEQRREQEAAKGLQDELRNEQNQQREEDKKYQEELREEQRREQEAAKREAEEQQKAVKDSLGGLNDPDAVNEQNLDELLNRNLPVTESAGDLGNLNGQGGTGDLNTIAEELGNLGDVNSPDGQQPTAVVPPVTQNLGNLGNLNNGPGGTKNATDAANDAITRNLGGLGDLNNGAGGSLETPTGGSTQFDDGALTTDFADGSSTSFDPDSGLLTTTHPDGSVTTQELGDGTRVTNPDGSVTSLGDDGKLTTTFPDGTRQVVDPVSGQAVTTDPDGTTTTENLGSLNGPGGLGDLGDLGAINADLPTTSVDDLGGLGDLNNGAGGSLETPTGGSTQFDDGALTTDFADGSSTSFDPDSGLLTTTHPDGSVTTQELGDGTRVTNPDGSVTSLGDDGKLTTTFPDGTRQVVDPVSGQAVTTDPDGTTTTENLGSLGNLNGSDGLGTINGLETPTGGHTGIVNGDFATMFADGSKAVFDPDSGMFTSTDPDGTTVNTDLTHGAKVTNPDGSTTFLDNGLLNTTFPDGTTQIIDPETGTATVTDPQGKTETVDLKDLNSPVDLDSSGVLDGLGSLNEIGGAGGLDDLGGNGTGGGGTTSRDVPFSELGLGGGQVSSGASGGGLPGAGSISLDGLGGTGVAPLSDSATAGAGTPLAASTAAGGAPGTPGMPGSPGMPMGGGMGGMGGGAEKGNGERVRAVLVDAAEESERRNRRRRSPWNRQEDSDTFLSPASRVTTTGGDSPEEETQPGRGSTTSADYLEEDADVWGTEEGGTPAVIGR; encoded by the coding sequence GTGGCCGATCGGTACGATCCCAACTCCGTCGCCAACCTCGACAAGTTCGACGACGCCGGCGAGCCGTCGACCGATACCTGGGCCACTCTGGTCACCCACATCACCGGCTATCCGGTGCCGGACCGGACCCTCGTCTTCAACGACCTTCGGTCCGACCACGGCGGCAAGCTCTTCCGGATGGGCATCAAGGAGCGCAGCCTCAGCCTGCTCGTCAAGGACTCCGGCTTCCTGACGAACAAGGGCGAGGACTACGACATCTGGTTCTTCGACAGCGGCGAGAAGCGGTCGATCATGCAGGCCCGGATCGTCTTCGAGGGCCGCGTGAAGATCGGGGACGAGGTCATCTTCGCCGATCCCGGCTCCGACAACGTCCACGATGCGCAGGTCCGTGAGGGCAACGAGTTCAGGGACTACCACGACGACAAGTTCAGCACCATTCCGCTGGCCCGGTACATGAACGGGCCGCGGGCGGCCCTCCTCGGACTGCTGGGCGGCAGTACCCAGGACGCCCGGTTCAGCAACCTGGGCGTGACCGGGGCCGACGCGGTGGACCTGAACTCCTTCACGACCACCGGTCAGTCCTTCGACTACGCGGCGAAGTTCTTCCGGGACCACGCAGTCGTGCTGAAGGACTGGGAGGACCGTTTCGCCCGGGAGGACGCGAGCTGGAAGGGTGAGGCTGCGGAGGTCTTCCGCGGCCTGTTGAAGAAGATCCGCGAGAACTACGACAGTTACGTCGAGACCTTCGACTCGACGGTAGGCAGCGCAGACGCGACGGGAGCCGGCGGCACGGTCTACTCGCGTGCCCTGTCACTGGGCCGCGACTACCTGGTGGACTCCGCCGACAAGCTGCTCGACGCGTGGTTGGCCTGGGCCAAGTCCGCGTACTACGACCCGCACCAGGTGCTGCGCTACGTGCTGGACGACCTGGCTCAATGGGTGGACGCGAACAACGTCGCCAAGACGGACATCAAGTCGTACACCAGCCGTTACACCAGTAGCGTCAGCCACAGCCCACAGGCTGGCTTCTCCCAGGTGCACCCGGAGTACGGGGACCTCACCGACACCGCGAACTGGGCGAAGGTCGGCGAGAAGGCGGTCAAGATCTGGACCCAGGCCGTCGACGAGTACCTGGGGAAGCCCGCAGCGCAGGTGCAGTCCGCTCTGAACAACCACTTCCTGGAGCTGGGGGAGGACTTCGCCGACAACGTACCCAAACCGAAGTCGACCAACACGGCCTCGGAGGAGTACGAGGAGAAGAAGCTCGAGGAGGAGAAGGAGGAGATCAAGGCGCAGAACGAGGAGAACAAGAAGTACCAGGACGAGCTGCGCGAGGAGCAGAAGAAGCAGCGCGAAGAGGACAAGAAGTACCAGGAGGAACTGCGCGAGGAGCAGCGGCGCGAGCAGGAGGCGGCCAAGGGCCTCCAGGACGAGCTGCGGAACGAGCAGAACCAGCAGCGGGAAGAGGACAAGAAGTACCAGGAGGAACTGCGCGAGGAGCAGCGGCGCGAGCAGGAGGCGGCCAAGCGGGAGGCCGAGGAGCAGCAGAAGGCCGTGAAGGACAGCCTCGGCGGCCTCAACGACCCCGACGCGGTCAACGAGCAGAACCTCGACGAGCTGCTGAACCGGAACCTCCCGGTCACCGAGAGCGCCGGTGACCTCGGCAACCTCAACGGCCAGGGCGGCACCGGGGACCTGAACACGATCGCCGAGGAGCTCGGCAACCTCGGCGACGTGAACAGCCCCGACGGCCAGCAGCCCACGGCAGTCGTGCCCCCCGTGACCCAGAACCTCGGCAACCTCGGTAACCTCAACAACGGCCCCGGCGGGACGAAGAACGCCACCGACGCGGCGAACGACGCGATCACCCGGAACCTCGGTGGTCTCGGTGACCTGAACAACGGTGCCGGCGGCTCCCTGGAGACTCCGACCGGGGGCAGCACCCAGTTCGACGACGGGGCCCTGACCACCGACTTCGCGGATGGCAGCAGTACGTCCTTCGACCCGGACAGCGGGCTGCTGACCACGACGCATCCGGACGGCAGTGTCACCACGCAGGAGCTGGGTGACGGTACGCGGGTGACCAATCCGGACGGGTCGGTCACCTCGCTCGGTGACGACGGGAAGCTGACCACCACCTTCCCGGACGGCACGAGGCAGGTCGTGGACCCGGTGTCCGGCCAGGCCGTCACCACCGATCCGGACGGCACCACCACGACCGAGAACCTCGGCAGCCTGAACGGCCCCGGTGGTCTCGGCGACCTGGGGGATCTCGGCGCCATCAACGCCGACCTGCCCACCACCTCGGTCGATGACCTCGGCGGTCTCGGTGACCTGAACAACGGTGCCGGCGGCTCCCTGGAGACTCCGACCGGGGGCAGCACCCAGTTCGACGACGGGGCCCTGACCACCGACTTCGCGGATGGCAGCAGTACGTCCTTCGACCCGGACAGCGGGCTGCTGACCACGACGCATCCGGACGGCAGTGTCACCACGCAGGAGCTGGGTGACGGTACGCGGGTGACCAATCCGGACGGGTCGGTCACCTCGCTCGGTGACGACGGGAAGCTGACCACCACCTTCCCGGACGGCACGAGGCAGGTCGTGGACCCGGTGTCCGGCCAGGCCGTCACCACCGATCCGGACGGCACCACGACGACCGAGAACCTCGGCAGCCTCGGCAACCTGAACGGTTCGGACGGACTCGGCACCATCAACGGCCTGGAGACCCCGACCGGCGGGCACACGGGCATCGTGAACGGCGACTTCGCCACCATGTTCGCCGATGGCAGCAAGGCCGTCTTCGACCCGGACAGCGGGATGTTCACCAGCACCGACCCGGACGGCACCACGGTGAACACCGACCTCACCCACGGGGCGAAGGTGACCAACCCGGACGGCTCCACGACCTTCCTGGACAACGGTCTGCTGAACACCACCTTCCCGGACGGCACCACCCAGATCATCGACCCGGAGACCGGGACCGCCACCGTCACCGACCCGCAGGGCAAGACGGAAACGGTGGACCTGAAGGACCTCAATTCGCCCGTGGACCTTGACAGTTCGGGCGTACTCGACGGTCTGGGCAGTCTCAACGAGATCGGCGGTGCCGGCGGCCTCGACGATCTCGGCGGCAACGGGACAGGCGGCGGCGGTACCACCAGCCGGGACGTGCCGTTCTCCGAACTGGGTCTCGGCGGTGGCCAGGTGAGCAGCGGCGCCTCCGGCGGTGGCCTCCCGGGGGCGGGCTCCATCTCCCTGGACGGGCTCGGCGGGACCGGGGTCGCACCCCTGTCCGACAGTGCCACCGCCGGCGCGGGCACTCCGTTGGCCGCCTCGACCGCCGCCGGAGGCGCCCCCGGGACCCCAGGCATGCCCGGCAGCCCCGGCATGCCGATGGGCGGGGGAATGGGCGGCATGGGCGGGGGCGCCGAGAAGGGCAACGGTGAGCGGGTGCGCGCCGTCCTGGTCGACGCGGCGGAGGAGAGCGAGCGCCGCAACCGGCGCCGGCGCAGTCCGTGGAACCGGCAGGAGGACAGTGACACCTTCCTGTCTCCGGCTTCCCGCGTGACGACGACCGGCGGCGATTCCCCGGAGGAGGAGACACAGCCGGGACGCGGGTCCACCACGTCCGCCGACTACCTGGAGGAGGACGCGGACGTATGGGGCACCGAGGAGGGCGGCACTCCGGCCGTCATCGGCCGGTGA
- a CDS encoding YbaB/EbfC family nucleoid-associated protein: MTEPLEKRLEKAMAELEAAQEAVARTERELRAASFTALSSDRAVRATAGPQGELTGIDFLENKYRDMSPQELAASVLEAASAARLKMNRHVMKALAPFTEPSSNVPELKGFEMDWERIFGPDVLREDDGDTGSGTQTAPAWRDALGDEGED, translated from the coding sequence ATGACGGAACCGCTTGAGAAGCGCCTGGAGAAGGCCATGGCCGAACTCGAGGCGGCCCAGGAGGCAGTCGCCCGAACCGAGCGTGAGCTGCGGGCGGCGTCGTTCACGGCGCTCTCGTCCGACCGTGCGGTGCGTGCCACGGCAGGCCCGCAGGGTGAGCTGACCGGGATCGACTTCCTGGAGAACAAGTACCGCGACATGTCCCCGCAGGAGTTGGCCGCCAGCGTCCTGGAGGCGGCGAGCGCGGCGCGCCTGAAGATGAACCGGCATGTGATGAAGGCGCTGGCGCCCTTCACCGAGCCGAGCAGCAACGTGCCGGAGCTGAAGGGCTTCGAGATGGACTGGGAGCGGATCTTCGGTCCCGACGTGCTGCGCGAGGACGACGGGGACACGGGCAGCGGTACCCAGACCGCCCCCGCCTGGCGTGACGCGCTCGGTGACGAGGGGGAGGACTGA
- a CDS encoding IS4 family transposase — protein MQEKSVITRTVEAAGGVYAPGHLGELTQIVDFVLVDAVIDETGSREKRLRLLPSRVVVYFVLALALFEDCSYRGVWGKLTAGLEGLPLVRPAVSSLSRARRRIGAAPLRRLFEILAGPVAHLGQAGSFYRGLRTVAVDGTLLHVPDEEALTWRYPKRAGESVEFGYPLLRLVVLVECGTRAVLAAAFGPESDGELTYAGRLLSVLDRTMLLLADAGFDANEFARDVQATGAQFLVRSSARRIPTPFRHLDDGSYLARIGYGVLPVMLTVRVIEASVTVTLADGTVRTEQWRLLTTLLDPAAHPAARLVDLYHERWQSETTYFSIKATMLDGRVLRSRSLTGLDQEVYALLTTYQALIRAASDTACTRPGLDMDRISFTVLQTTAGDTVTTATAILPPTGPADLVGTIGRAVLDALHPARHRHRVKARTRKNPTSKYGPNAGQHPTTSQNYTVHTTVTFFEHGLASRSRT, from the coding sequence TTGCAGGAGAAGTCTGTCATCACGCGCACGGTCGAGGCGGCCGGGGGTGTGTACGCGCCCGGCCACTTGGGCGAGCTGACCCAGATCGTGGACTTCGTACTGGTGGACGCGGTGATCGATGAGACAGGGTCACGTGAGAAGCGGCTGCGGCTGCTGCCGTCCCGGGTGGTGGTCTATTTCGTCCTCGCGCTGGCCCTGTTCGAGGACTGTTCCTATCGGGGCGTGTGGGGCAAGCTGACGGCGGGGCTGGAGGGACTGCCGTTGGTGCGTCCGGCGGTCTCCTCGCTGTCCCGGGCCCGACGGCGGATAGGAGCGGCACCGCTGCGGCGGCTGTTCGAGATCCTCGCCGGACCCGTCGCCCACCTCGGGCAGGCCGGCTCGTTCTATCGGGGGCTTCGGACCGTGGCCGTGGACGGCACCTTGCTGCACGTGCCCGATGAGGAGGCGCTCACCTGGCGCTATCCCAAGCGGGCGGGCGAGAGCGTGGAGTTCGGCTACCCGCTGCTACGACTCGTGGTCCTGGTCGAGTGTGGCACCCGTGCCGTGCTGGCCGCCGCGTTCGGCCCCGAGAGTGACGGCGAACTCACCTACGCGGGACGCCTGTTGAGTGTGCTGGACCGCACGATGCTCCTGCTGGCCGATGCCGGCTTCGACGCGAACGAGTTCGCCCGGGACGTCCAGGCCACCGGCGCCCAGTTCCTGGTGCGCTCCTCCGCCCGCCGCATACCCACCCCCTTCCGGCACCTGGACGACGGCTCCTACCTGGCCCGGATCGGCTACGGCGTCCTGCCCGTCATGCTGACCGTCCGCGTCATCGAGGCGTCCGTCACCGTGACCCTGGCCGATGGCACCGTCCGCACCGAGCAGTGGCGCCTGCTCACCACTCTCCTCGACCCGGCCGCCCACCCAGCTGCCAGGCTCGTGGATCTCTACCACGAGCGGTGGCAGTCGGAGACGACGTACTTCTCGATCAAGGCAACGATGCTGGACGGCCGTGTCCTGCGCTCCCGCAGCCTGACCGGCCTCGACCAGGAGGTCTACGCCCTGCTCACCACCTACCAGGCCCTGATCCGTGCCGCTTCCGACACCGCCTGCACCCGGCCCGGCCTGGACATGGACCGCATCAGCTTCACCGTCCTGCAGACCACCGCCGGCGACACCGTGACCACCGCGACCGCGATCCTGCCCCCGACGGGACCCGCCGACCTCGTCGGCACCATCGGCCGGGCCGTCCTCGACGCCCTGCACCCCGCCCGCCACCGGCACCGCGTCAAGGCCCGCACCCGAAAGAACCCCACCAGCAAGTACGGCCCGAACGCCGGACAACACCCCACGACCAGCCAGAACTACACCGTCCACACCACTGTCACGTTCTTCGAGCACGGACTTGCGAGCCGCTCGCGGACGTAA